A single Nomia melanderi isolate GNS246 chromosome 13, iyNomMela1, whole genome shotgun sequence DNA region contains:
- the LOC116433416 gene encoding V-type proton ATPase subunit e 2 has protein sequence MAASLLPVLFCTAIWAVVGIVLPIFVPKGVNRGILQVILMLTAFTCWLFWLCCYMAQMNPLIGPKLSNTTILVMAREWSNKQLQTEEAAM, from the exons aTGGCAGCATCTTTGTTACCAGTATTATTTTGTACAGCAATCTGGGCCGTAGTAGGAATAGTGTTACCCATTTTCGTCCCGAAAGGTGTTAACCGAGG AATTCTTCAGGTTATCCTTATGCTGACAGCTTTCACGTGCTGGTTATT CTGGTTATGTTGCTACATGGCACAAATGAACCCACTTATCGGACCAAAGTTATCTAACACCACTATTCTTGTGATGGCTCGTGAATGG AGCAACAAACAGTTGCAGACGGAAGAGGCAGCAATGTAG
- the Sou gene encoding required for meiotic nuclear division 5 protein souji yields the protein MEACNAVEREVDKVLLKFGAINEHAETVLRDLINHIESLKKEFEEAPSDHELTPGQAQVLKDTMKKVRETAHHLATEHRELHSTVSKVGKAIDRNFIADFASTSREDVFSGPEKTHMLNQVICQHFYRHGMLDIAAELAAEAGIKTDEGTKEPFTELNYILDCLKERNLEPALAWAKKHREALLAQNSSLEFKLHRLHFIRLVQQGPSKQTEAIMYARQNFTQYVGRHGKEVQALMGTLLYLPNGIQSSPYSHLLDPTLWLDIHDVFTREACTLLGLSVNSPLSVCINAGCTALPTLLNIKQVMQQKQVTGVWNGKDELPIEIDLGKQSRYHSVFACPILRQQSTENNPPMKLVCGHVISRDALNKLTNANKLKCPYCPVEQNPEDARLIYF from the exons ATGGAGGCGTGTAATGCGGTTGAACGTGAAGttgacaaagttttattaaaatttggtGCAATAAACGAACATGCAGAAACGGTATTGCGCGATTTAATAAATCATATCGAGTCTCTAAAAAAGGAATTTGAAGAAG CACCGTCCGATCATGAGCTGACACCAGGCCAAGCGCAAGTGTTGAAAGACACAATGAAAAAAGTTCGAGAGACCGCACATCACTTGGCTACCGAACATCGGGAGTTGCACAGTACAGTGTCAAAAGTTGGAAAGGCGATTGATAGAAATTTTATCGCTGATTTTGCAAGTACCAGCAGAGAAGATGTTTTTTCTGGTCCAGAGAAGACGCATATGTTGAATCAAGTGATTTGTCAACACTTCTATCGTCACGGAATGTTGGATATCGCAGCAGAATTAGCAGCG GAGGCTGGAATTAAAACAGACGAAGGTACAAAAGAACCATTCACAgaactgaattatatattggACTGTTTGAAGGAAAGAAATCTAGAACCTGCGCTCGCATGGGCCAAAAAACACAGGGAAGCTCTTTTAGCACAG AATTCCTCTCTGGAATTTAAACTGCATAGATTACATTTCATAAGGTTAGTTCAACAAGGACCTAGTAAACAAACAGAAGCAATAATGTATGCTAGGCAGAATTTCACACAATACGTCGGGCGTCATGGGAAAGAGGTGCAAGCACTAATGGGTACGCTACTTTACTTGCCAAATGGAATACAATCCTCTCCATATAGTCATTTATTAGACCCAACATTGTGGCTCGATATACACGACGTATTCACGAGAGAGGCGTGTACACTATTAGGCTTAAGCGTCAACAGTCCTCTCTCAGTATG CATTAACGCGGGATGCACTGCGTTGCCGACacttttaaacattaaacaagTGATGCAGCAGAAGCAAGTAACCGGTGTTTGGAATGGAAAGGACGAGCTGCCC ATTGAAATCGACTTAGGCAAACAGAGTCGTTACCATTCTGTGTTCGCTTGTCCGATTTTACGACAACAGAGCACAGAGAATAATCCACCGATGAAATTGGTTTGCGGTCACGTGATTTCGAGAGACGCGTTGAACAAGCTCACTAACGCGAACAA ATTGAAATGCCCCTACTGTCCAGTGGAACAGAATCCAGAAGATGCTAGgctgatatatttttaa